In one window of Gossypium hirsutum isolate 1008001.06 chromosome A01, Gossypium_hirsutum_v2.1, whole genome shotgun sequence DNA:
- the LOC107917274 gene encoding uncharacterized protein — MDKRLEKLEQMQKDMQEQMQSQRERALWTKLKKLTRILNTPGFTPAHVPMKPEINLSKPSVTIMPQQVQVGASIPMNLQTGSGSNFVNNPNYPLVPDLDEIAEGEKARMDSKKQLEERCRWLEEKFKTMESADHHQGIDAKDLSLVLDLVLPLKFKMLEFEKYNETSYPRTHITMFCRRMIGYVNNDQLLIHYFQDSLVGAASKWYDQLSRSKINSWKDLAQAFMKQYNHVTDMTPDRITLQNIEKKSNKSFRQKCHKKLLRHSDEGGNDRKYGEERKIELGESARKSAPRKRDNEVNNTSISNKGQPKSFTVNQPNTVATNRKSSVRQESNARESTERPQFTPIPMTYRELYQNLFNAHVVSPFYLKPLQPPYPKWYDTNAQYECYAGITGHSIENCVAFKKLVERLIKMGIVRFDNPTMPNVVGNSLPNHTDQGVNGISEGLNKKTKYEVAELRTPLRPVWKEMAKRGLIALDSIEESEKERNYCEFHDEVGHEIQDCVEFKALVQNMMNNKEMEFYEETEDFVEGDICASEGESNARNQIINYPVVIILRPKSNEAGVQMPPRVIIQRPAVFPYKDSKKVLWNYDCNVTMPGKESPVDASRGDQDRSSYTHSGRRYDIANEEAQPIKGKAQVVEETKEKVTKPINEPVNEEEAKEFLKFLKHSECSVVEQLRKQPARISVLALLLSSEVHRSALMKVLNDTYVANDISVNKLDRLVSNISPDNYIFFNNDEIPPGGMGSTKALYITTRCKGYTLLGVLIDNGSALNVLPLITLNRLPIDSSHMKECQNIVKAFDGTERKVMGRIEVPLQIGPNTYEVDFLVMDIKPSYKYLLGRPWIHSAGAVPSSLYQKLKLVSEWRLITIKAEEDIIATVSKNVPYLETDDEAIECSFRSLEFVNATFIAEESKILVPKLSKTTRISLQLTIGKWALPGRGLGRHLQGRI, encoded by the exons ATGGATAAGAGACTCGAGAAATTGGAACAGATGCAAAAAGACATGCAAGAACAAATGCAGTCTCAGAG GGAAAGGGCCCTATGGACAAAGTTAAAGAAACTAACGAGGATTCTCAATACCCCTGGCTTCACTCCGGCACATGTACCGATGAAGCCCGAGATTAATTTATCAAAACCATCTGTCACGATCATGCCCCAGCAGGTTCAGGTCGGAGCTTCAATACCGATGAATCTCCAAACTGGCTCAGGCTCTAACTTTGTCAACAACCCGAACTATCCGCTCGTTCCCGACTTGGATGAAATTGCTGAAGGAGAAAAGGCGAGGATGGATTCGAAAAAACAATTGGAAGAACGGTGTAGATGGCTTGAGGAGAAATTCAAAACCATGGAGAGCGCGGATCATCATCAAGGGATTGATGCCAAGGACCTGAGTTTGGTCCTAGATTTAGTCCTTCCCCTCAAATTCAAAATGCtcgaattcgagaaatacaatgAAACAAGCTACCCTAGAAcccacatcactatgttctgcaggCGAATGATAGGTTACGTTAACAATGACCAGCTATTAATCCACTACTTTCAAGATAGCCTGGTCGGGGCAGCGTCTAAGTGGTACGACCAATTAAGCCGCTCTAAAATTAATTCGTGGAAGGACCTGGCTcaggcttttatgaagcaatacaatcATGTGACGGACATGACCCCTGACAGAATCACTCTCCAGAACATAGAGAAGAAATCGAATAAAAGCTTCAGACA gaagtgccacaaaaagcttctCCGACATAGTGATGAAGGGGGAAATGATCGAAAATACGGTGAGGAGCGCAAGATAGAATTGGGAGAGAGTGCCAGGAAGTcagccccgaggaaaagagaCAATGAAGTGAACAACACGAGCATATCCAACAAAGGTCAGCCCAAGTCATTTACCGTAAATCAACCCAACACAGTGGCCACCAATCGGAAAAGTTCTGTAAGACAAGAATCCAACGCAAGGGAGAGCACGGAAAGGCCACAATTCACCCCTATACCCATGACGTATAGGGAGTTGTACCAGAACCTATTCAATGCTCATGTGGTGTCTCCTTTCTACCTGAAGCCATTGcagcccccgtatcccaaatggtatgacacaaacgccCAATATGAATGCTACGCGGGAATCACCGGGCACTCTATCGAAAATTGCGTTGCGTTTAAAAAATTAGTCGAAAGACTCATTAAGATGGGGATCGTGAGATTTGACAACCCAACCATGCCCAATGTAGTAGGAAACTCACTCCCCAATCATACCGACCAAGGAGTGAATGGGATAAGTGAAGGCTTGAACAAGAAGACCAAGTATGAGGTGGCAGAGCTTAGGACCCCTTTGAGGCCGGTATGGAAGGAGATGGCCAAGAGAGGATTAATCGCGTTGGATTCAATAGAAGAATCCGAAAAAGAGAGAAACTACTGTGAGTTTCACGACGAggtggggcatgaaatccaagattgCGTGGAGTTCAAGGCCCTAGTACAAAACATGATGAACAATAAGGAAATGGAATTCTATGAAGAAACCGAAGACTTTGTAGAGGGAGATATATGCGCATCAGAAGGAGAATCGAATGCGCGAAATCAAATAATTAACTATCCCGTGGTCATCATATTAAGACCCAAAAGTAATGAAGCTGGAGTACAAATGCCAccgagggtcataatccaaagacCTGCAGTATTCCCTTACAAAGACAGCAAAAAGGTCCTCTGGAATTATGATTGCAATGTGACGATGCCAGGAAAAGAGAGCCCGGTTGACGCCTCAAGAGGGGATCAAGATAGGAGTTCCTATACACATAGTGGGAGACGTTACGATATAGCGAATGAGGAAGCACAGCCCATAAAAGGAAAAGCCCAAGTGGTAGAGGAAACGAAGGAAAAAGTAACCAAACCTATTAATGAGCCAGTTAACGAAGAGGAGGCCAAggagtttttaaaattcttaaagcaTAGCGAATGCAGTGTGGTAGAACAGCTACGTAAACAACCAGCCCGTATTTCGGTGCTAGCCTTGCTTCTAAGCTCGGAAGTTCATCGCAGCGCACTAATGAAGGTCTTAAACGATACATATGTTGCCAATGATATCTCTGTTAACAAGCTGGACCGTTTGGTGAGCAACATAAGTCCCGACAATTATATCTTCTTTAATAACGACGAGATACCACCCGGGGGCATGGGGTCGACTAAAGCTTTGTATATCACCACGCGCTGTAAAGGGTATACGCTGCTAGGTGTACTGATTGATAATGGGTCAGCTTTGAACGTCCTGCCTTTGATCACGTTAAATAGGTTACCTATAGACAGCTCTCACATGAAGGAGTGCCAGAACATCGTGAAGGCATTCGATGGCACGGAGAGGAAGGTGATGGGCAGAATCGAGGTACCTCTTCAGATCGGGCCAAAcacatatgaggtggatttcctcgtgatggatatcaagccctcataTAAATACTTATTGGGGAGGCCCTGGATACATTCAGCTGGGGCAGTGCCTTCCTCGTTGTATCAAAAATTGAAGCTGGTATCGGAATGGAGGTTGATAACGATTAAGGCTGAAGAGGATATTATTGCAACTGTGAGCAAAAATGTGCCCTATTTGGAGACAGATGACGAGGCAATCGAATGTTCATTTCGATCTTTGGAATTTGTTAATGCAACCTTCATCGCCGAGGAAAGCAAGATTCTGGTGCCAAAATTGTCCAAAACCACAAGGATAAGCCTACAGTTGACGATTGGAAAATGGGCCCTACCCGGAAGAGGACTTGGGAGGCATCTACAAGGAAGGATTTAA